One window of the Rosa rugosa chromosome 3, drRosRugo1.1, whole genome shotgun sequence genome contains the following:
- the LOC133738928 gene encoding myosin-binding protein 2-like isoform X2 — MAAKGKPSVQVQRNFERFIAILTSAACEWFLIFLLFVDALLSYLLTKFAVYCDLQKPCILCSRFEHITGNESSQLYEDLLCSNHISKLTSWIASQIYGNGMHEDYLFPFTTRDNSNREMHMFSVGNSVSDVESYSSRRRVPSRSCVHSPVHSSVGVGQWSCCCSLWGHRGKFKGLKLKSSGTKHAKPNIPLPRLPNSSRSNRSRDSSKKIRDKSPASATSRCSAKVGVDPLFHVGYSELKFFSDTDSEFLFSDGDDGSGLTSVNHEPKMEGLVRASRYRPKAPPNGLRSGRPTKRPPKPKRSLSEPWPVFRKAYDVKSLGSDNEFETGLSKLNCQQSNRKSNPSALPELISLDDILSSPNVLEKDINGTGDFGYASINKNVELLKSVCAADGAPVKNDPALIKPNHSKVDAVSESEVSVRARDSSGTTTEAPLMKPNPSNVNAVSKSQGSVRERDSSGITTEAFIKPDHNKVNVVSQSEGNVKERASSGITTEALIQPDHRKVNPLSQSDRSVKERDSSGVSKEQPAVKEPDRVDEEMEVLASQDSSAREINLSAKNTSSTVDGCVGEKQTTDASSSNAKPMLHTSASVESGLESLDGGYVSEIEGESIVDQLKRQIDYDRKCIKELYKELEEERSAAAIAANQAMAMITKLQEEKAAFHMEALHCLRMMEEQAEFDVEALEKANDLLAEKEKEIQDLEAELEFSKLDLQDESIMENPLDKSCDMMGGIDLVENTVMPGVKNDLNVTCNSMATEVSTGSNQPPFSETTLLEFEDEKLYISNCLKSLERKLSELSSRGASSKMLNGGHSQKHMDDGQNQAETPRKERSLLNDGQNQEETPRKERSLLNGQLEENVLHGQKDLHMSNGSSAAQEGPTGCDGGDELECEDNNADSHGEKHIMDPGEMDLVILENEISDLNDRLEALETDHDFLEHMLYSLQNGAEGLQFVREIAHQLQELRKIGTGFR, encoded by the exons ATGGCAGCAAAGGGGAAGCCATCAGTACAAGTGCAGAGGAACTTTGAGAGGTTTATAGCCATTCTAACATCTGCAGCATGTGAATGGTTTTTGATATTTCTTCTGTTTGTCGATGCACTGTTATCCTATCTGCTGACTAAGTTTGCGGTCTATTGCGACTTGCAAAAGCCCTGCATCTTGTGCTCAAGGTTTGAACATATTACTGGTAATGAAAGTTCTCAACTTTATGAGGATCTACTTTGCAGCAACCACATATCGAAGCTCACATCTTGGATAGCTAGTCAAATTTATGGCAATGGAATGCATGAAGATTATCTCTTTCCTTTCACCACAAGGGACAACTCCAACCGAGAAATGCACATGTTTTCAGTTGGTAATTCGGTATCAGATGTTGAAAGTTATAGTTCTCGGAGGCGTGTGCCAAGCAGAAGTTGTGTTCATAGTCCTGTTCACAGTTCTGTGGGTGTAGGGCAATGGTCTTGTTGCTGTAGTCTTTGGGGACATAGAGGAAAGTTTAAAGGACTAAAACTCAAATCATCTGGGACAAAACATGCCAAGCCTAATATTCCTTTGCCACGTTTGCCAAACAGTAGCCGTTCCAATCGAAGCCGGGATAGTTCAAAGAAGATCAGGGATAAGTCTCCGGCGTCAGCCACTAGTCGTTGTTCTGCAAAAGTAGGAGTTGATCCCTTGTTTCATGTAGGATACAGTGAATTGAAGTTCTTCTCTGATACTGACTCAGAGTTTCTGTTTTCTGATGGGGATGATGGTAGCGGTTTAACCAGTGTAAATCATGAGCCCAAGATGGAAGGTTTAGTACGTGCTTCACGATATCGGCCTAAAGCACCACCAAATGGTTTGAGGTCAGGAAGGCCTACCAAGCGTCCCCCCAAACCCAAGCGGTCACTTTCAGAACCATGGCCTGTTTTTAGGAAAGCCTATGATGTAAAATCCTTGGGTTCTGATAACGAATTTGAGACTGGCCTCAGTAAGCTTAACTGTCAACAATCCAATAGGAAGTCCAACCCTTCTGCATTACCTGAGCTCATTTCACTAGATGACATCCTTTCGTCACCCAATGTTCTAGAAAAGG ATATTAATGGGACAGGGGACTTTGGATATGCATCTATCAATAAGAATGTTGAACTTCTGAAGTCTGTATGTGCAGCAGACGGAGCACCTGTTAAAAACGATCCAGCTCTTATAAAACCAAACCATAGTAAGGTAGATGCTGTGTCTGAGTCAGAGGTAAGTGTTAGGGCAAGAGATTCGTCTGGTACTACTACAGAAGCTCCTCTTATGAAACCAAACCCTAGTAATGTAAATGCTGTGTCCAAGTCACAGGGAAGTGTTCGAGAAAGAGATTCATCTGGTATTACTACTGAAGCTTTTATAAAACCAGACCATAATAAGGTAAATGTTGTGTCACAGTCAGAGGGAAATGTTAAGGAAAGAGCTTCATCCGGTATTACTACAGAAGCTCTTATACAACCAGACCATAGGAAGGTAAATCCTCTGTCTCAGTCAGACAGAAGTGTTAAGGAAAGAGATTCTTCTGGTGTTTCTAAAGAACAGCCAGCAGTGAAGGAACCCGATAGAGTTGATGAGGAAATGGAAGTGCTAGCTTCACAGGACTCTTCTGCTCGGGAGATTAACTTGTCAGCAAAGAATACAAGTTCGACAGTAGATGGTTGCGTGGGTGAAAAACAGACAACTGATGCCTCCAGCTCTAATGCAAAGCCAATGCTTCACACGTCAGCATCAGTAGAATCTGGTCTTGAATCGCTGGATGGAGGGTATGTCAGTGAAATTGAAGGTGAAAGTATAGTTGATCAGTTAAAACGACAGATTGATTATGACAGGAAATGCATAAAGGAGTTGTATAAGGAATTGGAAGAAGAAAGGAGTGCCGCTGCAATTGCTGCAAATCAGGCAATGGCCATGATCACAAAGCTCCAAGAAGAGAAAGCTGCATTCCATATGGAGGCCCTTCACTGCTTAAGAATGATGGAAGAGCAGGCTGAGTTTGATGTAGAGGCACTGGAGAAAGCCAATGATCTCCTGGCTGAAAAGGAGAAAGAGATACAGGACTTGGAAGCAGAGCTAGAATTTTCTAAGTTAGACTTACAAGATGAATCGATAATGGAGAATCCACTTGACAAAAGTTGTGATATGATGGGGGGGATTGACCTGGTGGAGAATACTGTTATGCCCGGTGTAAAAAACGATCTCAATGTTACTTGCAACTCAATGGCTACGGAGGTATCCACAGGCAGTAACCAACCTCCTTTTTCTGAAACTACTCTTTTAGAGTTTGAAGATGAAAAATTGTACATTTCAAATTGTTTGAAGAGCTTGGAGAGGAAGCTTTCTGAACTTTCCAGCAGAGGGGCTTCCTCCAAAATGCTTAATGGTGGGCATTCCCAAAAGCATATGGATGATGGACAAAATCAAGCAGAGACTCCTAGAAAAGAGAGGAGTCTATTAAATGATGGACAAAATCAAGAAGAGACTCCTAGGAAAGAGAGGAGTCTATTAAATGGCCAGCTTGAAGAGAATGTTCTGCATGGGCAAAAAGATTTACATATGTCTAACGGTAGCTCTGCTGCTCAAGAAGGGCCAACTGGTTGTGATGGCGGTGATGAATTAGAATGTGAAGACAATAATGCTGATTCCCATGGGGAAAAACATATCATGGATCCTGGAGAAATGGATTTGGTTATTCTGGAAAATGAAATCTCAGACCTTAATGATAGGTTGGAGGCACTTGAGACTGATCATGATTTTCTTGAGCACATGCTCTACTCTCTTCAAAATGGAGCAGAAGGACTACAATTTGTTCGAGAGATAGCTCATCAACTGCAAGAGTTGCGGAAGATAGGGACGGGTTTCAGATGA